One region of Scomber scombrus chromosome 10, fScoSco1.1, whole genome shotgun sequence genomic DNA includes:
- the ano11 gene encoding anoctamin-7, which yields MLRKGSELLKGDRDVLLDLDYGGEAQTTDSYGSLQNGCFIPPRYFSAAACDDDADRDDNDPIDIHFNTRSTQPVPQPGNYFRDGRTKIDFVLVWEVRSRRKRRGKGRDRDEVTGEDGEAAPTEENSRSARRKAQLAQWREKFVQNLEVAGLLMEKEETANEKKTVHFLKLSAPWDVMVYYAEELCLRAPLQAQPNVDLNASARVLKRLCIPNAMTESVPNRPLDYYTCAFRKSKMNRFLGCDNHETYFTNIQRHRVVYEILAGTVYGKRKRAEVGVDRLVNEGAYTAAFPLHEGPFQLPRYEIRPDELNQRQILYHYWARWWKWYKYQPLDHIREYYGEKIALYFAWLGYYTAWLLPAALVGTLVFVSGVMSMGTNTPAKEICNSGASYQMCPLCKTCTAWKLSEICTMAKLGYLFDHPGTVLFSVFMSFWAVTFLEYWKRKMATLAHHWDCMDFHEEEERPRPEFAAMAPSMEQNPVTGVKEPYFPEKTRLSRMFTGSMVIIMMLCVVMIFLVTVVMCRGIISMMMFHTGSPVLRTEAGTIANISSSIVNLGLILLMGRVYTALAEQLTKWEMHRTQTQYDNALIFKVYIFQFVNFYSSPFYVAFFKGRFVGYPTNYGTLFGMRNEDCGPGGCLIELAEQLFIIMVGKQLINNIQEFILPKVKAWRQKRSLAKVFGGKASHEPQRWEEDYQLVECEGLFEEYLEMVLQFGFITIFVAAFPLAPLFALLNNWVEIRLDAHKFVCEYRRPVAERAQNIGVWFNILEALSHLSVIANAFLIAFTSDFLPRLLYQYKFDNDLSGYVNFTLAYAPLNYSDDPMCRYKAFRDNNGNYSLFYWELLAVRLGFIIAFEHVVFFVLRAIDWIVPDVPESLELKIKRERYLAKQALTENQEALLVSRGRGAAPVSPGTSSPGQ from the exons ATGTTGAGGAAGGGCTCAGAGCTGCTGAAAGGAGACCGAGATGTCCTCCTGGATCTGGACTATGGGGGTGAAGCCCAAACCACAGACAGCTATGGAAGTCTGCAGAATGGGTGCTTCATCCCGCCAAGATAT TTCTCAGCCGCAGCTTGTGATGATGATGCGGATAGGGATGATAATGACCCAATCGATATTCACTTCAATACAAGAAGTACCCAGCCGGTTCCACAGCCAGGGAATTACTTCAGAGATGGAAGAACCAAAATTG ACTTTGTGCTGGTGTGGGAGGTTCGCTCTCGAAGGAAACGGCGAGGCAAAGGGAGGGACAGGGATGAGGTGACTGGTGAGGACGGGGAGGCTGCGCCCACTGAGGAAAATAGCAGGTCTGCACGAAGGAAGGCACAGCTGGCACAGTGGCGGGAGAAGTTTGTTCAGAATCTAGAGGTTGCTGGATTGCTGATGGAGAAG GAGGaaactgcaaatgaaaaaaaaacagtacactTTCTGAAACTTAGTGCTCCTTGGGATGTGATGGTGTATTATGCTGAGGAGCTCTGCCTGAGAGCTCCATTACAG GCACAACCAAATGTGGACTTAAACGCGTCTGCTCGGGTACTGAAAAGACTATGCATACCTAACGCAATGACAGAGTCAGTACCAAACAGGCCGTTGGATTATTACACATGTGCCTTTCGCAAGTCAAAGATGAACAG ATTCCTTGGCTGTGACAACCATGAAACCTACTTCACTAATATACAGAGACACCGTGTA GTGTATGAGATTCTTGCCGGGACGGTGTACGGCAAAAGGAAGAGGGCAGAGGTTGGCGTGGACAGACTTGTAAATGAAGGGGCGTACACTGCAGCTTTCCCCCTGCACGAG GGCCCTTTTCAGCTTCCTAGATATGAAATCCGTCCTGACGAGTTGAACCAGAGGCAGATTCTTTACCACTACTGGGCCCGCTGGTGGAAATGGTACAAGTACCAACCACTGGACCACATCAGGGAGTACTATGGAGAGAAGATTGCCCTCTACTTTGCCTGGCTGG GTTACTACACAGCCTGGCTGCTCCCTGCGGCATTGGTTGGCACCCTGGTCTTTGTGTCTGGAGTCATGTCCATGGGCACTAACACACCAGC TAAAGAAATCTGTAACAGCGGAGCTAGTTATCAGATGTGTCCTCTCTGTAAAACATGTACGGCCTGGAAATTGTCTGAAATCTGCACCATGGCCAAG CTGGGCTACCTGTTTGACCACCCAGGCACAGTCCTCTTCAGTGTGTTCATGTCCTTCTGGGCAGTAACATTCCTGGAGTACTGGAAGAGAAAGATGGCCACCCTGGCCCATCACTGGGACTGCATGGACTTCCATGAAGAAGAG GAGCGACCTCGACCAGAATTTGCAGCTATGGCACCGAGTATGGAACAAAACCCAGTGACTGGAGTCAAAGAGCCCTACTTTCCAGAGAAGACCAGACTGTCCCGCATGTTCACTGGCTCCATGGTCATCATTATGATG ctgtgtgtgGTGATGATCTTCCTGGTGACGGTCGTCATGTGCCGCGGTATCATCAGCATGATGATGTTCCATACTGGGAGTCCCGTCCTGCGCACAGAG GCAGGTACCATTGCCAACATCTCCAGCAGTATTGTAAATCTAGGCCTAATCCTGTTGATGGGCCGCGTCTACACTGCATTAGCTGAGCAGCTCACTAAATGGG AGATGCACCGAACACAAACCCAGTATGACAATGCCCTCATCTTCAAGGTGTACATCTTCCAGTTTGTCAATTTCTACTCGTCACCTTTCTATGTGGCTTTCTTTAAAGGAAG GTTTGTTGGTTACCCTACCAACTATGGGACCTTGTTTGGGATGAGAAATGAAGAC TGTGGTCCTGGTGGCTGTCTCATTGAACTGGCTGAACaactcttcatcatcatggtGGGAAAGCAACTCATCAACAACATTCAGGAGTTCATTTTACC TAAAGTGAAGGCCTGGCGCCAGAAGAGGTCTTTGGCTAAGGTGTTCGGGGGTAAGGCATCCCATGAACCTCAGCGCTGGGAGGAAGACTACCAGCTGGTGGAGTGTGAAGGCCTTTTCGAAGAGTACCTGGAGATGG TGCTCCAGTTCGGGTTCATCACCATCTTCGTGGCTGCGTTCCCCCTCGCTCCGCTCTTCGCCCTCCTCAACAACTGGGTGGAGATCCGTCTGGACGCCCACAAGTTTGTGTGCGAGTACCGCCGGCCCGTAGCCGAGCGAGCCCAGAACATCGGAGTCTGGTTCAACATTCTGGAAGCCCTGTCACACCTGTCCGTTATCGCCAAT GCTTTCCTAATCGCCTTCACATCAGATTTCTTACCTCGCCTCCTCTACCAGTACAAGTTTGATAATGATCTCAGTGGATACGTCAATTTCACACTGGCTTACGCCCCGCTTAACTACTCAGATGACCCCATGTGCAG atataAAGCATTCAGAGACAACAATGGAAACTACTCACTCTTCTACTGGGAACTCCTTGCTGTCAGACTTGGTTTTATCATTGCTTTTGAG CATGTAGTGTTCTTTGTACTGCGAGCCATCGACTGGATCGTACCTGATGTCCCCGAATCCCTGGAGCTGAAGATTAAGAGGGAGCGCTACCTGGCCAAGCAAGCTCTGACCGAAAATCAGGAGGCCCTGTTGGTGAGTCGAGGCCGAGGTGCCGCCCCTGTCTCTCCAGGCACCTCCAGCCCAGGTCAGTAG
- the plekhm2 gene encoding pleckstrin homology domain-containing family M member 2 has protein sequence MDQLKVKDRILENISLSVKKLQSYFAACEDETPAIRNHDRVLQRLCEHLDHALLYGLQDISSGYWVLVLHFTRREAVRQIDELQHIATNLGRSRAWLYLALSESSLESYLRLFQENQGLLQKYYFKNALVCSHDHLTLFLTIVSGLEFIRFDLELDVPYLDVAPYMPEYYKPQNLLDFEERLPSSDSLSLHSFTSLTSTNLEWDDSAIAPSSEDYDFGDIFPVLQSMPSADWEEGDLTDQASCPRSSGSDPQTVISDTVVLSAGTIKVKVAHVSPHSPTSRYNPFNEDSDTNTTNTSADVTPVHVASCYNTVITGDDTESTNNELEVIRMARRRKPAKKRRGKGSTDSSSSIHNSVSSEHMEMDNSLQGSDDVDSLNCTVIHLDTEGELRRSRAGTEVVEEGDEDGLEGLLRLPEMTDTSMDNVGQPLRDVMDRLNGVLDKEEAWDHPEEEEEENSKGCDQRSEPPAQQPFREDSGGKPPDPASRETPLATSPDILQASPASTDLCCFTPNSPDSAPTGGGHHDSTEHSKSQTLSGGHDDEGKAKAPAGQESNMKNGGNDVQEGEETDTNALTAEEAEELLQEEKLSPSENSHPAEFKVDNNHLLLLMIHVFRENEEQLFKMARMSTGHMEGDLQPLYLLLTDCYIYLLRKGAAEKPYTVEDAVSYNELDYLSVGLDQQTVTVVCTNRRRKFLLDTADASLTVWFLSNLKSAMVKGCREPPYPSVLTDATMEKLALTKFVSQESNCEVYEVSIHLYSLVHWEDPMDMSLSPQGVPSSRLSSSTKEGTVHYRAGNSYLGKELWKSCYLVLSNGILYLYAEKIDVAPVLSVTMGGEHCGGCRRSNSTERPHAFQVILTERPPLELSADNEQDMADWMLVLCQSVSKGVIPQGVAPTPCIPCCLVVTDRKLLTCHQDCQTSFFRSLGSADISDVTTVCVEANKEYCVIEFAADRSQFLPPWVLYFSGCEERDRLLEVLDNTWKAIFQVDLPHNEISDPSVQKRCSEALALMKSAWQRADSLARGRAQREPWC, from the exons ATGGATCAACTCAAAGTGAAGGACCGCATATTGGAAAACATCTCCCTGTCCGTCAAGAAG TTGCAGAGTTACTTTGCAGCCTGTGAGGATGAGACTCCAGCCATCCGAAATCATGACCGCGTCCTGCAGCGTCTCTGTGAACACCTTGACCATGCTCTGCTGTATGG GCTGCAGGACATCTCTTCAGGCTACTGGGTCCTGGTGCTTCACTTCACCAGGAGAGAGGCTGTCCGTCAGATAGATGAGCTTCAACACATAGCAACCAACCTCGGTCGAA GTCGGGCATGGTTGTACCTGGCATTGAGCGAGAGCTCTTTAGAGAGCTACCTGCGGCTCTTCCAGGAGAACCAAGGATTACTACAGAAGTATTACTTCAA GAATGCGCTGGTCTGTAGCCACGACCACCTCACACTCTTCCTCACAATAGTGTCAGGCCTGGAGTTCATTCGCTTTGATCTGGAGCTG GATGTACCCTATCTGGACGTGGCCCCATACATGCCAGAATACTACAAACCCCAGAACCTGCTGGACTTTGAGGAAAGGCTGCCAAGCTCTGACAGCTTGTCCCTGCATTCCttcacctccctcacctccaCCAACCTGGAGTGGGATGACAGTGCCATAGCCCCCTCAAGTGAAG ATTATGATTTCGGTGACATCTTCCCCGTGTTGCAGTCAATGCCAAGTGCAGACTGGGAAG AGGGTGACCTGACCGACCAGGCCAGCTGCCCGCGATCCAGTGGCTCTGACCCCCAGACGGTCATCAGCGACACAGTGGTCCTTTCTGCCGGCACCATCAAGGTGAAGGTAGCTCATGTTTCTCCACACAGTCCCACATCTAGATACAACCCCTTCAACGAGGACTCGGACACTAACACCACCAACACCTCAGCCGATGTCACGCCAGTTCATGTAGCCAGCTGTTACAATACCGTCATTACTGGAGATGACACAGAGAGCACTAACAATGAGCTGGAAGTCATAAG GATGGCCAGACGAAGGAAACCAGCCAAGAAGCGACGTGGAAAGGGCTCCACAGattccagcagcagcatccaCAACTCAGTCTCCTCTGAGCATATGGAAATGGACAACAGCCTCCAGggctcagatgatgtagattctTTAAACTGCACAGTAATTCATCTTGACACTGAAGGAGAATTGAGGAGAAGCAGGGCGGGAACTGAGGTTGTGGAGGAAGGGGATGAAGACGGACTAGAAGGCCTGCTACGGCTCCCTGAGATGACAGACACCTCCATGGATAACGTGGGCCAACCCCTCCGTGATGTCATGGACCGGCTCAACGGTGTTCTGGATAAGGAAGAAGCCTGGGATCacccagaggaggaggaggaggaaaatagCAAAGGCTGTGATCAGCGCTCCGAGCCTCCTGCACAGCAGCCCTTTCGAGAGGATTCAGGCGGCAAGCCACCTGACCCAGCCTCACGGGAGACCCCTCTGGCCACAAGCCCCGACATCCTGCAGGCCTCTCCCGCGTCAACAGACTTATGCTGCTTTACCCCCAACAGTCCAGACTCTGCTCCCACGGGTGGTGGCCACCATGACTCTACAGAGCATAGCAAGTCGCAAACTCTTTCAGGTGGCCATGATGATGAAGGAAAGGCAAAAGCGCCAGCAGGACAGGAGTCCAACATGAAGAACGGAGGAAATGACGTACAAGAAGGAGAGGAAACGGACACGAATGCACTTACTGCTGAGGAGGCAGAAGAGCTACTACAAGAAGAGAAGCTTAGTCCGTCAGAAAATTCTCATCCTGCAGAGTTTAA GGTGGATAACAATCACTTGCTTCTTCTGATGATCCATGTATTCAGAGAGAATGAGGAGCAGCTCTTCAAG ATGGCAAGGATGAGTACCGGCCATATGGAGGGAGACCTGCAGCCCCTTTAcctgctgctgactgactgTTACATCTATCTGCTTAGGAAAG gTGCGGCAGAGAAGCCTTACACAGTAGAAGATGCTGTTTCTTATAATGAGCTGGACTATCTCTCA GTCGGCCTTGACCAACAGACAGTGACGGTTGTTTGCACCAATAGACGAAGAAAATTCCTGTTGGACACGGCTGATGCCTCgctgactgt CTGGTTCCTGTCTAATCTTAAGTCAGCCATGGTTAAGGGTTGTCGTGAGCCTCCGTATCCCTCCGTGCTGACTGATGCCACCATGGAAAAACTTGCTCTCACTAAGTTTGTCTCCCAGGAATCTAACTGTGAG GTATACGAAGTGTCTATCCACCTGTATTCACTGGTCCACTGGGAGGATCCTATGGACATGAGTTTGTCACCCCAGGGTGTCCCAAGCTCTAGATTATCGTCCAGCACCAAGGAGGGGACTGTACATTACCGGGCGGGAAACTCCTACCTGGGTAAAGAGCTGTGGAAAAGCTGCTACCTCGTCCTCAG CAATGGGATTCTGTACTTGTATGCAGAAAAAATTGATGTGGCACCCGTACTGTCAGTCACCATGGG AGGAGAGCATTGTGGAGGCTGCCGTCGCTCAAACAGCACAGAGCGTCCCCATGCCTTCCAAGTCATCCTGACAGAGCGCCCCCCACTGGAGCTCAGCGCCGACAATGAACAGGACATGGCCGACTGGATGCTGGTGCTCTGCCAGTCTGTCTCCAAAGGG GTCATCCCTCAGGGTGTGGCGCCCACCCCTTGTATCCCATGTTGCCTGGttgtgacagacaggaagctgcTAACTTGCCATCAGGACTGTCAGACCAGCTTCTTCCGTTCACTGGGCAGCGCTGATATCTCTGACGTCACCACTGTCTGCGTGGAGGCTAACAAGGAATACTGTGTCATT GAGTTTGCAGCTGATCGCTCTCAGTTCCTCCCTCCATGGGTCTTGTATTTCAGTGGATGTGAAGAGAGAGATCGATTGCTGGAGGTGTTGGACAACACATGGAAAGCCATTTTCCAG GTTGACCTTCCCCACAATGAGATATCAGATCCATCGGTGCAGAAGCGTTGTAGTGAGGCCCTCGCCCTGATGAAGAGCGCCTGGCAGCGGGCAGACAGTCTGGCCCGTGGCAGAGCCCAGCGTGAGCCCTGGTGCTGA